A window of the Plasmodium vinckei vinckei genome assembly, chromosome: PVVCY_08 genome harbors these coding sequences:
- a CDS encoding CIR protein PIR protein, fragment, protein MFDSLYKQLPDGDDEAQRTNGKSLLYETYCPTNNRAYGKCNSDFDKINAGFVYLLVQLFGNVYSEGEQEDSGNIQKLQNILNIVKNTFEAYRFLFYNTYTDIGNNLYNKASSTLENVYDKSKNFAGITINYVKENLNKALENDPSSDSNGLEPTLLYQMVKKRITKYPNTNTNWPKR, encoded by the coding sequence ATGTTTGATagtttatataaacaattacCAGATGGTGATGACGAAGCACAGCGAACAAATGGCAAAAGTCTATTATACGAAACTTATTGTCCCACAAATAATAGAGCATATGGAAAATGTAATTCTgattttgataaaattaatgctggttttgtatatttattagtgCAATTATTTGGTAATGTTTATTCTGAGGGGGAACAAGAAGATTCAGGAAATATCCAAAagttacaaaatattttaaacatcgttaaaaatacatttgaAGCGTACCgcttccttttttataatacatatactGATATTGGCAATAACTTATATAATAAGGCGTCATCGACCTTAGAAAATGTTTATGATAAATCTAAAAATTTTGCTGGTATCACGATTAATTATGTGAAAGAGAATCTTAATAAAGCATTAGAGAATGACCCATCAAGTGATAGTAATGGGCTAGAACCTACCCTTCTTTATCAGATggtgaaaaaaagaatcaCAAAATATCCCAACACCAATACAAACTGGCCAAAGAGATGA
- a CDS encoding lysophospholipase, putative: MEEIELNSDKLRNTTCKLDGDPKIGWLCNKNGLLLKTYGWLVKNAIGIILLIHGLKSHTRLTFMRINLKLPDNNKGLIADTNNYYIYKDSWIEKFNQNGYSVHALDLQGHGESQSLRNLRGDFNYYDDLVDDVIQYMNQIQDEISNDNQINDESYDIVPTKKKRLPIYIIGHSMGGSIGIRILQLLGKEKEKNINYGDANNYKKGKAILNNSTNINEIDNDMYYMNNSTDYGSDNSCASTSATINAIVSGKDEGCYNYLDKLNIKGCVTLSGMMRLKTPFGSGNKSFKYFYIPITNFLSRVAPHTLFSSEARYKRSEYVANICKYDKFRNNNGVKFKCISELMKATITLRCDINYMPKNIPILFMHSKDDDVCCYKGTASFHNKVKIKKKELYTVDNMGHAITSESGNEDILKKIIDWISDIRSNDEN; encoded by the coding sequence ATGGAAGAAATTGAATTGAATAGTGATAAATTAAGAAATACAACATGTAAATTAGATGGCGATCCTAAGATAGGTTGGctatgtaataaaaatggcctgcttttaaaaacatatggATGGCTAGTTAAAAATGCTATAGGAATTATATTGTTAATACATGGATTAAAATCTCATACTCGATTAACTTTTATGagaataaatttaaaactGCCAGATAACAATAAAGGCTTAATAGCAGACACTAATAATTACTATATTTACAAAGATAGTTGGattgaaaaatttaatcAAAATGGTTATTCAGTACATGCACTAGATTTGCAAGGACATGGCGAATCACAATCATTGAGAAATTTAAGAGGTGATTTTAACTATTACGATGATCTAGTTGATGATGTAATACAATATATGAATCAAATTCAAGATGAAATCTCAAATGataatcaaataaatgatgAATCTTATGATATAGTAccaactaaaaaaaaaaggcttcctatatatattattgggCATTCGATGGGAGGAAGTATTGGTATACGAATATTACAATTATTAgggaaagaaaaagaaaagaacaTTAATTATGGAGATGCAAATAACTATAAAAAAGGTAAAGCTATATTAAACAATTCTactaatattaatgaaattgACAAtgatatgtattatatgaataattcTACTGATTATGGCTCCGATAATTCCTGTGCCAGTACATCTGCTACAATAAATGCTATTGTTAGTGGTAAAGATGAAGGatgttataattatttagataaattaaatattaaaggtTGCGTAACTTTATCTGGTATGATGAGACTTAAAACGCCATTTGGTTCTGGAAACAAATCATTtaagtatttttatatacctATAACAAATTTTCTGTCTCGTGTCGCGCCTCATACACTATTTTCGTCAGAAGCACGCTATAAAAGGTCAGAATATGTTgctaatatatgtaaatatgataaatttcgaaataataatggagtaaaatttaaatgtatATCGGAACTTATGAAAGCAACGATCACATTGCGTTGtgatattaattatatgccaaaaaatattcctatattatttatgcattCAAAAGATGATGATGTTTGTTGTTATAAAGGGACGGCTTCGTTTCAtaataaagtaaaaattaaaaaaaaagaattatataCTGTTGATAATATGGGTCATGCTATAACGTCAGAGTCCGGAAATGaagatattttaaaaaaaatcattgATTGGATCTCTGATATAAGAAGCAATGATGAAAACTAA
- a CDS encoding erythrocyte membrane antigen 1 codes for MKVISLGLISSIIFSIVLAKKGSDSGSTTGCFGFCRRKSKKSKKEVKDVKPFDPNIPDIKFIDDFEPITLHSPKIGIKRVVTEPFAPEDDDVTTDPKTGFLRREYVPGMSGWYVRPYEEDYADQIQTNFIPYREYYERRQKIKSQRKGGPPPLPTTPQRYVPPKIQVPSPEPKKPVEQTITTVPEEDAVTLNKFDMGTTEGVEGTTNEDEELDEEVRSFLGDPEDYEENQETGENGNELEGEEEGEEEAEEEAEEESEEEGEEDARSFLGDAENDE; via the exons ATGAAGGTAATATCATTAGGCTTAATTTCCTCAATAATATTTAGTATAGTTTTAGCAAAAAAAGGTTCGGATTCAGGATCCACCACGGGTTGC TTTGGATTCTGTAGAAGAAAGTCAAAGAAATCCAAGAAAGAAGTTAAAGATGTGAAACCATTTGACCCTAACATTCCAGATATCAAATTTATAGATGATTTCGAGCCAATAACATTACACTCTCCCAAAATAGGAATTAAACGTGTGGTAACGGAGCCATTTGCCCCAGAAGACGATGATGTTACTACTGATCCAAAGACAGGATTTTTAAGAAGGGAATACGTTCCTGGTATGTCAGGATGGTATGTTAGACCATATGAAGAAGACTATGCTGATCAAATTCAGACTAATTTTATACCTTATAGGGAATATTATGAACGCAGACAAAAGATAAAGAGTCAACGTAAAGGTGGCCCCCCTCCACTACCTACTACCCCTCAAAGATACGTGCCCCCTAAAATCCAAGTGCCCTCTCCAGAACCAAAAAAGCCCGTAGAACAAACAATAACTACAGTACCTGAAGAAGACGCAGTCACactaaataaatttgaCATGGGTACAACAGAGGGAGTTGAAGGTACAACAAATGAAGATGAAGAATTAGATGAAGAAGTTCGATCATTTCTCGGAGATCCAGAAGATTACGAAGAAAATCAAGAAACTGGAGAAAACGGAAATGAACTTGAAGGCGAAGAAGAAGGAGAAGAAGAAGCCGAAGAAGAAGCCGAAGAAGAAAGCGAAGAAGAAGGCGAAGAAGACGCTAGATCATTTCTTGGAGACGCAGAAAATGacgaataa
- a CDS encoding regulator of chromosome condensation, putative, producing the protein MISKLPKISRIVVVGLNSYLLFKKKERIFFCENNKFEEKVFLFGDKRCLMQDLKENGEAAFFEKNGIKVKKITFGNGIGSCVTENDEIYIWGSYKDENKNEIIYVNPIKLKSNEKFIDMEFSNNDIYIVNKNGELKIIRNYSDCLKKNKFIIEQFYKYNKNLFFENEKIIKLSVNKYHLAFVTNKGNLYCSGNNFYGQCGLDPSLKNNFNLNYNFEFLKKFNGSFSMRNDNHSEREVPAQKMVHNNSDIRDTSNIQDISNKMGNVSLSSENNEFHSKNIVNNYAFIDKEENLIEKDIKEKATGMDNITEEDEEIEMSADKSNYIKLNKISFGEKTQIIDVSCGLNHTICLDNNDNVYSFGDDSKIQLGLGESRTNKNSLSGTHWKEQLKRGYSTITKNLVNYSFYDRHIQSSPQKILKKMNDCEICDKIYKINAGSKFSMIYSNDKFGKQLFCFGDNMYFQCGRHLGKHQQTLSTVKLPNNKIKDFSCGDRHCLLNLNGKLYGWGYNNMHQITPFKNKGIVNNPIHILSQNKYPIDYTHIKYINAKYNNSAVVITTK; encoded by the coding sequence atgatttcTAAACTTCCGAAAATTTCAAGGATTGTTGTTGTTGGATTGAATAGCTACttattgtttaaaaaaaaagagagaatatttttttgtgaaaACAATAAGTTTGAGGAaaaagtatttttatttggagATAAACGTTGTTTAATGCAAGATCTAAAAGAAAATGGTGAAGCtgcattttttgaaaaaaatggaataaaagtaaaaaaaataacatttgGGAACGGTATCGGTAGTTGTGTAAcagaaaatgatgaaatatatatatggggTTCATACAAAGACgagaataaaaatgagATAATTTATGTCAATCCGATAAAATTGAAGAGCAATGAGAAATTTATAGATATGGAATTTTCAAACAAtgacatatatattgttaacAAAAATggagaattaaaaattattcgaAATTATAGTgattgtttaaaaaaaaacaaatttataattgaACAATTTTACaagtataataaaaatttatttttcgaaaatgaaaaaataataaagttaagtgtaaataaatatcatcTAGCTTTTGTTACAAATAAAGGGAATTTGTATTGTTCtggaaataatttttatgggCAATGCGGATTGGATCCATCactaaaaaataactttaatttaaattataattttgagtttttgaaaaaatttaatggGTCATTTAGTATGAGAAATGACAATCATAGTGAAAGAGAAGTCCCAGCACAGAAAATGGTGCATAATAACAGTGATATTAGAGATACGAGCAACATCCAAGATATAAGCAATAAAATGGGAAATGTTTCTTTATCTAGCGAAAATAATGAGTTTCATAgcaaaaatattgttaataACTATGCATTTATTGACAAAGAAGAGAACTTAATTGAAAAAGacataaaagaaaaagctACAGGAATGGATAACATAACTGAGGAAGATGAGGAAATAGAAATGAGTGCTGATAAAAGCAATTATatcaaattaaataaaatatcattCGGGGAAAAGACACAAATTATAGACGTGTCATGCGGCCTAAACCATACAATATGTTTAGACAACAATGACAATGTATATAGTTTTGGAGATGATAGTAAAATACAATTAGGGTTAGGGGAAAGCCGaactaataaaaattctttATCCGGAACACATTGGAAAGAACAGTTAAAACGAGGTTATTCAacaattacaaaaaatttagtGAACTATTCATTTTATGATAGACATATACAAAGTAGcccacaaaaaatattaaaaaaaatgaatgatTGTGAAATAtgtgataaaatatataaaattaatgcaGGTTCCAAATTTTCAATGATATATTCTAATGATAAATTTGGGAaacaattattttgttttggtgataatatgtattttcAATGTGGTCGGCATTTAGGAAAGCACCAACAAACTTTATCGACTGTAAAATTgccaaataataaaataaaagactTTTCGTGTGGTGATAGGCATTGCTTATTAAACTTGAATGGCAAACTTTATGGTTGgggatataataatatgcatcAAATAACaccatttaaaaataaaggaatAGTGAACAACCCTATTCATATACTTTCGCAAAATAAATACCCAATAGACTATACCCATATAAAGTATATAAATGCCAAGTATAATAACTCCGCGGTTGTTATTACAACGAAATAA